Proteins encoded by one window of Rhodobacteraceae bacterium IMCC1335:
- a CDS encoding 2-isopropylmalate synthase, whose product MKYRFLLVSLVGVQLGLLSPVLAQSTSVVTKQYDDGGVYEGTFKNGLQHGTGTYRLPNGYEYTGTWTNGEILGEGVANFPNGSVYEGSFAQGKPEGQGKITFADGGTYSGSWADGKITGSGIATYANGSIYEGAFRNAMHHGRGVMTNPDGYRYEGDWVDGVKEGTAEITYPDGAIYKGGIVRGAREGRGVLEMSEGLIFDGIWKDGEITGLGKLIQPNGDIYEGMLVAGRRQGPGRVTYANGDIYDGNFEADQRQGLGQFIGTDGYEYNGNWENGQIKGEGKVIYPDGSVYVGAFEAGLANGVGKIDYPDGSSYQGEWSQGVIEGEGVATYANGITYKGGFRNAKNHGMGVMTYTDGYTYDGMWHEGMRHGSGKATFADGMVYEGDYVDGKRNGKGKITLADGFTYEGDWQNGEITGNGVATYANGDVYEGTFVKGKRQGEGTITFATGQEQTGEWENGALVATDKDGVIEDEN is encoded by the coding sequence ATGAAATATCGGTTCCTATTGGTTTCACTGGTTGGCGTGCAATTGGGGTTATTAAGCCCTGTTTTGGCGCAGAGCACCAGCGTGGTGACCAAGCAATATGATGATGGCGGGGTTTATGAGGGAACCTTTAAGAACGGTTTGCAGCATGGTACCGGAACCTATCGCCTGCCCAATGGCTATGAATATACCGGCACTTGGACAAATGGTGAAATCTTGGGCGAAGGCGTGGCAAATTTTCCCAATGGGTCGGTCTATGAAGGCAGCTTTGCCCAAGGGAAGCCCGAGGGCCAAGGTAAAATCACCTTTGCCGATGGCGGTACCTATTCTGGCAGTTGGGCTGACGGTAAAATAACCGGATCCGGCATCGCGACCTATGCCAATGGGTCAATTTATGAAGGTGCCTTTCGAAACGCCATGCATCATGGCCGCGGTGTGATGACGAATCCAGATGGGTATCGTTATGAAGGGGATTGGGTAGATGGTGTAAAGGAAGGTACCGCGGAAATCACATATCCGGATGGCGCCATTTACAAAGGCGGAATCGTGCGCGGGGCGCGCGAGGGGCGCGGCGTGTTGGAAATGTCAGAGGGGTTGATTTTTGATGGCATTTGGAAAGATGGCGAAATAACAGGCCTTGGCAAACTTATTCAGCCGAATGGCGATATTTATGAAGGTATGTTGGTTGCGGGGCGCCGTCAGGGCCCGGGCCGGGTAACCTATGCCAATGGTGATATCTATGATGGCAATTTTGAAGCAGATCAGCGCCAAGGGCTGGGGCAATTTATCGGGACAGATGGCTACGAATATAATGGCAATTGGGAAAATGGCCAAATCAAAGGCGAAGGCAAAGTGATTTATCCCGACGGATCGGTTTATGTCGGAGCGTTTGAAGCAGGCTTGGCAAACGGTGTTGGTAAAATCGACTACCCGGATGGCTCAAGCTATCAGGGCGAATGGAGCCAAGGTGTGATTGAAGGCGAGGGGGTGGCCACCTACGCCAATGGCATCACCTATAAAGGCGGGTTCCGGAACGCAAAAAATCATGGCATGGGTGTGATGACCTATACAGATGGCTATACCTATGATGGCATGTGGCACGAGGGTATGCGGCACGGGTCCGGCAAGGCCACATTTGCTGATGGTATGGTTTATGAGGGCGATTATGTGGACGGGAAGCGCAATGGCAAAGGCAAAATAACGCTTGCTGATGGGTTTACCTATGAAGGCGATTGGCAGAATGGCGAGATCACCGGAAACGGTGTGGCAACCTATGCCAATGGGGATGTCTATGAAGGCACTTTTGTGAAGGGCAAGCGGCAAGGCGAAGGCACAATTACCTTTGCAACGGGCCAAGAACAAACGGGCGAATGGGAAAATGGCGCCTTGGTTGCCACGGATAAAGACGGCGTTATCGAAGACGAAAATTAA
- a CDS encoding ATP phosphoribosyltransferase regulatory subunit yields MQSAQDSLQEAQRLHQYFQALGAQDAQVQVLQPAEILLDLYGEDIRSRAYVTPDPLRGDMVLRPDFTVPVVQQHMANDLMPARYTYSGKVFRMQESDAVRPNEYIQVGYELFEQGDPAVADAEVFLAIAKALSDLPLRIATGDINLLSAAVRGLTTTAARKAALMRHLWRPQRFRALLKRFALASADRKAQKQKLFTSDPFAQCGPQIGLRSKGEIEQRIQALRHEVETPALSQAEVDLLEALLKIKESCPYALAQLRDLVVDMPAISTAVEGFSRRLNALDAKGVDVSSLAFETSYGRSSMEYYDGFVFGFYAQNGQNGLSAIASGGRYDALTKQLGKGVTMPAVGGVIRPDLVVALRGAA; encoded by the coding sequence ATGCAGAGCGCGCAAGACAGTTTGCAAGAAGCGCAAAGGCTACACCAGTATTTTCAGGCGCTGGGGGCACAAGATGCGCAAGTGCAGGTGCTGCAACCGGCGGAAATACTTCTGGATCTATACGGAGAAGATATTCGAAGCCGCGCTTATGTGACGCCTGATCCCTTGCGCGGCGATATGGTGTTGCGGCCTGATTTCACCGTGCCAGTGGTGCAGCAACATATGGCGAATGATTTGATGCCGGCGCGTTACACCTATTCTGGCAAAGTGTTTCGGATGCAGGAAAGCGATGCCGTGCGGCCGAATGAATATATTCAGGTGGGCTATGAGCTGTTCGAACAGGGGGATCCTGCGGTCGCTGATGCCGAAGTGTTTTTGGCGATTGCAAAAGCGCTGTCTGATTTGCCGCTTCGGATTGCCACAGGCGATATCAATCTGCTCAGCGCGGCTGTGCGGGGGTTGACTACAACAGCCGCGCGCAAAGCCGCCTTGATGCGCCATTTATGGCGTCCGCAACGGTTTCGGGCGCTTTTGAAACGTTTTGCCTTGGCGTCTGCTGATCGCAAAGCGCAAAAACAAAAATTGTTCACCTCGGATCCGTTTGCGCAATGCGGTCCCCAAATTGGCCTGCGCAGCAAAGGGGAAATTGAACAGAGAATACAGGCGTTGCGCCACGAGGTTGAGACCCCCGCTTTGTCTCAAGCTGAAGTGGATTTGCTGGAAGCTTTGTTAAAAATCAAAGAAAGCTGTCCCTATGCGTTGGCACAATTGCGCGATCTGGTGGTGGATATGCCGGCGATTTCAACCGCGGTGGAAGGGTTTTCACGGCGCTTGAACGCGCTTGATGCGAAGGGTGTGGATGTATCTTCATTGGCGTTTGAGACCAGCTATGGGCGAAGCTCGATGGAATATTATGACGGGTTTGTCTTCGGGTTTTATGCTCAAAATGGGCAGAATGGTCTTTCCGCTATAGCCAGTGGCGGGCGATATGATGCTTTAACCAAGCAACTTGGCAAGGGCGTTACAATGCCAGCAGTTGGCGGGGTTATCCGCCCAGATTTGGTGGTTGCCTTGCGAGGTGCAGCATGA
- a CDS encoding DUF1489 family protein, giving the protein MAGIIHLVKLSVGSEGVEDLRAWQATKRAQAEDGAPRHVTRMWPKREADLLKGGSIYWVIKGQLQCRQKILRLDEIYREDGIRRCAIVLDPEIIRTRLAQKRPFQGWRYLKPEQAPADLPGNRQDEEDLPVELAGALADIGVF; this is encoded by the coding sequence ATGGCAGGTATAATCCATCTTGTAAAATTGAGCGTTGGCAGCGAAGGCGTTGAGGATCTGCGCGCCTGGCAGGCCACGAAGCGCGCGCAAGCTGAAGATGGAGCGCCCCGCCATGTCACGCGGATGTGGCCCAAACGCGAGGCGGATTTGCTCAAAGGGGGCTCGATCTACTGGGTCATCAAAGGGCAGCTGCAATGTCGTCAAAAAATTTTACGCCTGGATGAAATATATCGCGAAGACGGCATCAGGCGCTGTGCCATCGTGCTTGACCCCGAGATTATCCGCACCCGTTTGGCGCAAAAGCGCCCCTTCCAAGGATGGCGCTATTTAAAACCCGAACAGGCGCCAGCCGATTTACCTGGCAACCGTCAAGACGAAGAGGATTTGCCCGTCGAATTGGCAGGGGCTTTGGCCGATATCGGAGTGTTTTAA
- a CDS encoding histidine--tRNA ligase: MAKVKKTPRPKAQTPKGFRDYAGPEVAQRDAMLGQIAEVYHRYGFEVLETSAVETVEALGKFLPDVERPNAGVFAWQEEEGDWLALRYDLTAPLARYYAQFRNELPSPFRRYAMGPVWRNEKPGPGRFRQFYQCDADTVGSANVAADAEICSLLADTLETVGIPRGDYLVRVNNRKILNGVLETAGLIESADRDAVLRTIDKFDKIGAAGVQELLGKGRLDASGAYIDGVGLSADQAAPVVAFLTSKGADGAATLRNLRGAIGGSAIGLEGLAELETMADLFAASGYGPEQIEIDPSVVRGLGYYTGPVFEAELTFEILDEKGRKRQFGSVSGGGRYDDLVKRFTGQSVPATGVSIGVDRLLAALRAKGRLSSAGRGPIVVTVMDRDKMSAYQALAAELRSAGLRAEVYLGNPKNFGNQLKYADQRDAPIAIIEGQDERERGVVQIKDLVLGAQIAKSATLDEWKDRPSQYEVARGDMLAKIREILAGQG, translated from the coding sequence ATGGCCAAAGTGAAGAAAACCCCGCGCCCCAAGGCGCAAACCCCAAAAGGGTTTCGAGATTATGCGGGACCCGAGGTGGCGCAACGCGATGCAATGCTGGGGCAAATCGCAGAGGTTTATCACCGCTACGGGTTTGAGGTGCTTGAAACTAGCGCGGTGGAAACGGTTGAGGCTTTGGGCAAATTTCTGCCAGATGTGGAGCGCCCCAATGCGGGAGTTTTTGCATGGCAGGAAGAGGAAGGCGATTGGCTGGCCCTGCGGTATGATTTGACGGCGCCCTTGGCCCGCTATTACGCCCAGTTTCGCAATGAGTTGCCAAGCCCGTTTCGGCGCTATGCGATGGGCCCGGTTTGGCGCAATGAAAAGCCAGGACCCGGGCGGTTTCGGCAATTTTACCAATGCGACGCTGATACAGTGGGCTCCGCAAATGTGGCGGCGGATGCCGAAATTTGCAGCCTGCTGGCAGATACGCTGGAAACCGTTGGGATTCCGCGTGGCGATTACCTCGTGCGGGTGAATAATCGCAAGATTTTAAATGGTGTTCTGGAAACGGCAGGGCTGATCGAAAGTGCAGATCGGGATGCTGTTCTGCGCACAATCGATAAATTTGATAAAATCGGTGCTGCAGGTGTGCAAGAGCTGCTTGGAAAGGGCCGATTAGACGCGTCAGGGGCTTATATTGACGGAGTTGGATTAAGCGCTGATCAAGCGGCCCCGGTGGTGGCATTCCTAACGTCGAAAGGCGCAGATGGGGCGGCTACTTTGCGTAATTTGCGCGGCGCCATCGGCGGGTCAGCGATTGGCTTAGAAGGGCTTGCTGAGCTGGAAACAATGGCAGATCTGTTTGCAGCCTCTGGTTATGGACCCGAGCAAATTGAAATTGATCCTTCGGTGGTGCGCGGCTTGGGCTATTATACCGGACCGGTTTTTGAAGCCGAACTGACCTTTGAAATACTGGATGAAAAGGGCCGTAAGCGGCAATTTGGATCCGTCTCTGGCGGCGGGCGTTATGACGATTTGGTCAAACGCTTCACCGGCCAATCGGTGCCGGCCACCGGCGTCTCGATCGGGGTGGATCGTTTGCTGGCCGCGCTGCGCGCAAAAGGGCGGCTTTCCAGCGCTGGGCGGGGGCCGATCGTGGTAACGGTGATGGATCGGGACAAGATGTCTGCCTATCAGGCTTTGGCAGCAGAGTTGCGCAGCGCGGGGTTGCGCGCCGAAGTTTATCTGGGCAATCCCAAAAACTTTGGCAATCAATTGAAATATGCCGATCAACGCGACGCGCCGATTGCGATTATTGAAGGTCAGGATGAGCGGGAGCGCGGCGTTGTGCAGATCAAAGACCTGGTGCTGGGTGCGCAGATTGCCAAAAGCGCCACGTTGGATGAATGGAAAGACCGCCCCAGCCAATATGAGGTTGCGCGCGGCGATATGCTGGCGAAGATCCGCGAAATTCTAGCTGGGCAAGGGTGA
- a CDS encoding cryptochrome/photolyase family protein: MVKRLVVILGDQLSHNIAALKQADKAKDLIVMAEVSDEAGYVPHHPKKIVLILSAMRKFAAQLRQEGWQVAYTQLEDAQNSGSLSGEILRQAALAGTDQVVVTEPAEWRVIQAFEALPLHVTLLQDDRFIASHAEFDRWAEGRKALRMEYFYRDMRRKTGFLMEEGLPAGGKWNFDHDNRKAAPKDITYAGPEKFEPDALTQQVIDLVNRRFSDHFGTTEGFWFATDRSQALQALDRFINNALASFGDYQDAMLNDNKFLYHAFLSPYLNIGLLSPIEVCQAAEAAWQAGLAPLNAVEGFIRQIIGWREYMRGIYFHEGPDYTARNALNHSHPLPKFYWDGATKMNCLSKAVAQTQSEGYAHHIQRLMVTGNFALLAGIDPHAVHEWYLAVYVDAFEWVEAPNTIGMSQFADAGIIASKPYVSSGAYINRMSDYCKTCAYKVAQKTGESACPFNLLYWDFLLRNEEKFAQNPRMAQMYRTWARMDETRKETVLSDAAGFLTRLRKGDLV; this comes from the coding sequence ATGGTGAAACGGCTCGTTGTTATTCTGGGCGACCAGCTTTCGCATAATATTGCGGCCCTGAAGCAAGCGGATAAAGCCAAGGATTTAATCGTGATGGCCGAAGTCAGTGATGAAGCCGGTTACGTGCCGCATCATCCTAAAAAGATTGTGCTGATCCTGAGCGCAATGCGCAAATTTGCGGCGCAACTCAGGCAAGAGGGTTGGCAAGTTGCGTATACGCAACTGGAGGATGCCCAAAATAGCGGCAGCCTAAGCGGCGAAATTTTGCGCCAAGCCGCTTTGGCTGGCACGGATCAAGTCGTGGTGACCGAACCCGCTGAATGGCGGGTTATTCAAGCCTTTGAGGCGCTGCCCTTGCACGTCACCCTGCTGCAGGATGATCGCTTTATCGCCAGTCATGCTGAATTTGATCGCTGGGCAGAGGGGCGCAAAGCCCTGCGGATGGAATATTTCTACCGCGATATGCGCCGCAAAACCGGGTTTTTAATGGAAGAGGGGCTGCCAGCGGGTGGCAAATGGAATTTCGACCATGACAACCGCAAAGCCGCGCCGAAAGACATCACCTATGCCGGGCCCGAAAAGTTCGAACCCGATGCGCTCACGCAACAGGTAATCGATCTAGTAAACCGGCGCTTTTCAGACCATTTTGGAACCACCGAGGGATTTTGGTTTGCCACAGATCGCAGCCAAGCCTTGCAGGCATTGGATCGCTTTATTAACAACGCTTTGGCAAGTTTTGGCGATTATCAGGACGCGATGCTGAACGACAATAAATTCCTATATCACGCCTTTTTATCGCCTTATTTGAATATTGGATTGCTGAGCCCGATAGAGGTGTGCCAAGCGGCTGAAGCGGCCTGGCAGGCGGGTTTGGCGCCGTTAAACGCCGTAGAAGGGTTCATTCGCCAGATCATCGGGTGGCGCGAATATATGCGCGGGATCTATTTTCATGAAGGGCCAGATTATACGGCGCGCAATGCCTTGAACCATTCTCACCCATTGCCCAAATTTTACTGGGACGGCGCAACAAAAATGAATTGCCTTTCAAAAGCAGTTGCTCAAACGCAGAGTGAAGGCTATGCCCATCATATTCAACGCCTGATGGTGACCGGCAATTTTGCGCTTTTGGCTGGCATTGATCCGCACGCGGTTCACGAATGGTATCTTGCGGTTTATGTAGATGCGTTTGAATGGGTCGAGGCCCCAAATACGATCGGAATGAGTCAGTTTGCCGATGCCGGCATTATCGCTTCAAAACCCTATGTCAGCTCGGGCGCCTACATCAATCGCATGTCAGATTATTGCAAGACATGCGCGTATAAGGTTGCGCAAAAAACTGGCGAATCCGCCTGCCCGTTTAACCTGTTATATTGGGATTTTCTTCTGCGGAACGAGGAAAAATTTGCCCAGAACCCTCGGATGGCACAGATGTATCGCACATGGGCACGCATGGATGAGACGCGAAAAGAAACCGTGCTCAGCGATGCCGCAGGCTTTTTAACGCGCCTGCGCAAAGGAGACCTTGTTTAA
- a CDS encoding SlyX protein, translating into MEQEAAAFADRLEGLEIHLAHISKANEDLSDMVAQHQKDLARLTRMVEMLAAREAEREAQGAEVIADGPPPHY; encoded by the coding sequence ATGGAACAAGAAGCTGCCGCCTTCGCGGATCGTTTGGAAGGGTTAGAAATACATCTGGCCCATATTAGCAAGGCCAATGAGGATCTATCGGATATGGTGGCGCAGCATCAAAAGGATTTGGCGCGCCTGACTCGTATGGTTGAAATGCTCGCGGCGCGTGAAGCGGAGCGTGAGGCGCAAGGCGCGGAAGTGATCGCGGATGGGCCGCCGCCACATTATTAA
- a CDS encoding SDR family NAD(P)-dependent oxidoreductase: MNSILLIGNSGGIGHALQGALEARGASVTGLSRRDTGLDLNDEASIEGQLSALSGPFDAILVASGALEINGARPEKALSQLTQSAFLDQFIVNAAGPALILKHAPRLLPKDRPSQFAALSARVGSIGDNKIGGWYSYRAAKAALNQIIHTGAIELARTHKQAVCVALHPGTVQTPFTAKYLGRHPSVPASQAALNLLSVLEGLGPDKTGQFFDWAGKPVPW; this comes from the coding sequence ATGAACTCGATACTTTTAATTGGAAATAGCGGCGGTATAGGCCATGCGCTGCAAGGCGCGCTGGAAGCGCGTGGAGCCAGCGTTACCGGCCTGTCACGGCGAGATACCGGCTTAGATTTGAACGATGAGGCAAGTATAGAGGGGCAGTTATCCGCCCTGAGCGGGCCTTTTGACGCTATTCTCGTGGCCAGTGGTGCTTTGGAAATAAACGGCGCACGCCCCGAAAAAGCCTTGTCTCAGCTGACTCAATCCGCGTTTCTCGACCAATTTATCGTGAACGCCGCCGGCCCTGCATTGATTTTGAAACACGCGCCGCGCCTGTTGCCAAAAGACCGCCCGAGCCAGTTTGCAGCATTATCCGCAAGGGTTGGATCGATCGGGGATAATAAAATCGGCGGATGGTATTCTTATCGCGCGGCAAAAGCGGCGTTAAACCAAATTATCCATACGGGCGCCATCGAGTTGGCCCGGACGCATAAACAGGCCGTTTGTGTCGCCCTGCATCCGGGCACGGTGCAAACGCCCTTTACAGCCAAATATCTGGGCCGTCACCCTTCAGTTCCTGCATCCCAAGCCGCTCTTAACCTCTTATCCGTGCTCGAGGGCCTTGGCCCCGATAAGACGGGCCAGTTCTTTGACTGGGCAGGAAAACCCGTGCCATGGTGA
- a CDS encoding ATP phosphoribosyltransferase yields the protein MSLRLGVPSKGRLMEKTFAWFGAHGIMLSRSGSDREYAAEVHGIDGLELVLLSAGEIPRELQAGRIHLGVTGTDLIREKLVNWEQRVEPLVELGFGHADLIIAVPDCWVDVETVDDLDGAAAAFRQTHGFRLRIATKYHRLVREFLRGAGVADYRLVDSQGATEGTIKHQTAEAIADITSSGETLRANHLRILQDGLVLKSQATLFRARGTLLNAQRAEALAALKARLQL from the coding sequence ATGAGTTTGCGATTGGGAGTCCCCTCCAAGGGGCGGCTGATGGAGAAAACCTTCGCCTGGTTTGGGGCGCATGGCATTATGCTCTCGCGCAGCGGGTCCGACCGCGAATATGCCGCCGAGGTGCACGGAATCGACGGGTTGGAATTGGTTTTATTATCCGCAGGCGAAATACCACGAGAGCTGCAAGCCGGGCGCATCCATCTGGGTGTAACCGGCACCGATCTTATCCGCGAAAAGCTGGTCAATTGGGAGCAGCGGGTCGAACCGCTGGTTGAATTGGGCTTCGGACATGCGGATCTGATCATCGCGGTCCCGGATTGCTGGGTGGATGTGGAAACGGTAGATGATCTGGATGGCGCGGCCGCGGCCTTTCGCCAAACCCACGGATTTCGGTTGCGGATCGCCACAAAATATCATCGTTTGGTGCGGGAATTTCTACGCGGTGCCGGCGTGGCTGATTATCGTTTGGTGGACAGTCAAGGCGCCACGGAAGGCACGATCAAGCATCAAACGGCTGAGGCCATCGCCGATATAACCTCGAGTGGGGAAACGCTGCGGGCCAATCACTTGCGCATTTTGCAAGACGGGTTGGTGCTGAAATCGCAGGCCACGCTGTTTCGCGCCCGCGGCACGTTATTGAACGCGCAGAGGGCTGAGGCGTTAGCGGCATTGAAAGCCCGCTTGCAGCTTTAA